From the genome of Winogradskyella forsetii, one region includes:
- the atpA gene encoding F0F1 ATP synthase subunit alpha: MAEVKPAEISAILKQQLSGFEASASLDEVGTVLTVGDGIVRAYGLANVQYGELVEFDGGAEGIVLNLEEDNVGIVLLGTSVGVKEGSTVKRTARIASVKVGEGIVGRVVDTLGNPIDGKGPIAGETYEMPLERKAPGVIYREPVTEPLQTGIKAIDAMIPVGRGQRELVIGDRQTGKTAVCIDTILNQKEFYDAGEPVYCIYVAVGQKASTVALIAKTLEERGALAYTTIVAANASDPAAMQVYAPFTGASIGEYFRDTGRPALIVFDDLSKQAVAYREVSLLLRRPPGREAYPGDVFYLHSRLLERSAKVINDDSIAKEMNDLPEVLKPLVKGGGSLTALPIIETQAGDVSAYIPTNVISITDGQIFLDGDLFNSGVRPAINVGISVSRVGGNAQIKSMKKVSGTLKLDQAQFRELEAFAKFGSDLDAVTLNVINKGKRNVEILKQAQNDPFRVEDQVAIIYAGSKNLLKDVPVEKVKEFERDYLEFLNAKHRDTLDTLKAGKLTDEVIDTLTSVAKDLSGKYRN, translated from the coding sequence ATGGCAGAAGTAAAACCAGCTGAAATATCAGCAATCTTAAAACAACAACTTTCAGGTTTTGAAGCAAGTGCTTCATTAGACGAAGTAGGAACAGTATTAACTGTAGGTGATGGTATTGTACGTGCTTACGGATTAGCTAATGTGCAATATGGTGAATTAGTGGAATTCGATGGTGGTGCAGAAGGAATAGTACTTAACCTTGAAGAGGATAATGTAGGTATTGTACTTTTAGGGACTTCAGTAGGAGTTAAAGAAGGTTCTACCGTAAAACGTACAGCACGAATCGCCTCTGTGAAAGTAGGAGAAGGTATTGTTGGACGTGTGGTAGATACTTTAGGTAATCCTATTGATGGTAAAGGACCAATCGCTGGTGAAACTTATGAAATGCCTTTAGAGCGTAAAGCACCAGGTGTTATCTATAGAGAGCCAGTAACTGAGCCATTACAAACAGGTATTAAGGCGATTGATGCCATGATTCCAGTTGGTAGAGGGCAGCGTGAGTTGGTTATTGGTGACCGTCAAACTGGTAAAACAGCAGTTTGTATTGATACCATCTTAAATCAAAAAGAATTTTACGATGCAGGTGAGCCTGTGTATTGTATATATGTTGCTGTAGGTCAAAAGGCTTCAACAGTGGCATTAATTGCTAAAACTTTAGAAGAAAGAGGTGCTTTAGCTTACACGACTATAGTTGCTGCAAATGCATCAGATCCTGCTGCAATGCAAGTTTATGCACCATTTACTGGCGCATCTATTGGCGAATATTTTAGAGATACAGGTCGTCCGGCTTTAATTGTATTTGATGATTTATCAAAACAAGCTGTGGCGTACCGTGAGGTGTCCTTATTATTAAGACGTCCTCCAGGACGTGAGGCATATCCTGGTGATGTATTCTACTTACACTCAAGATTATTAGAACGTTCTGCTAAAGTTATTAACGATGATTCTATCGCTAAAGAAATGAACGATTTACCAGAGGTTCTAAAACCTTTAGTAAAAGGTGGTGGTTCATTAACGGCATTACCAATCATTGAAACACAAGCGGGTGACGTATCGGCATATATTCCAACTAACGTAATTTCGATTACGGATGGTCAGATTTTCTTAGATGGAGATTTATTTAACTCTGGTGTTCGTCCAGCGATTAACGTTGGTATTTCGGTGTCACGTGTTGGTGGTAATGCACAGATTAAATCCATGAAGAAGGTATCTGGTACATTAAAATTAGATCAAGCACAATTCCGTGAATTGGAAGCATTTGCGAAGTTTGGTTCAGATTTAGATGCGGTGACGTTAAACGTAATCAACAAAGGTAAGCGTAACGTTGAAATCTTGAAGCAAGCTCAAAATGATCCTTTCAGGGTTGAAGATCAGGTAGCGATTATCTACGCAGGTTCTAAGAACTTATTAAAAGATGTTCCTGTAGAGAAAGTGAAGGAATTTGAGAGAGACTATTTGGAGTTCTTAAACGCAAAGCATAGAGATACCTTAGATACACTTAAAGCGGGTAAATTAACCGATGAGGTAATTGATACGTTAACGAGTGTAGCCAAGGATCTTTCTGGAAAATATAGAAATTAG
- a CDS encoding four helix bundle protein, which yields MSLNNSPIRVKSFLFACEIVHFTDKLKENKDFELASQLLKSGTSIGANTREAQRGVSTKDFKNKFGIALKEADETKYWLEILEATGREVPEEMMNKCEELIRILVAIIKNS from the coding sequence ATGTCTTTAAATAACAGTCCGATTAGAGTAAAGAGTTTTCTATTTGCTTGCGAGATTGTTCATTTTACAGATAAATTGAAGGAAAACAAGGATTTTGAACTGGCTTCCCAATTATTAAAGAGCGGAACTAGTATTGGTGCAAACACCAGAGAAGCGCAAAGAGGTGTTAGCACTAAGGATTTTAAAAATAAGTTTGGTATTGCCCTAAAAGAAGCAGATGAAACCAAATATTGGTTAGAGATTCTTGAAGCAACCGGAAGAGAAGTTCCAGAAGAAATGATGAATAAGTGTGAAGAGTTAATACGGATTTTGGTCGCAATAATAAAAAACTCTTAA
- the atpG gene encoding ATP synthase F1 subunit gamma: MANLKEIRNRISSVSSTMQITSAMKMVSAAKLKKAQDAITAMRPYSTKLTELLQSLSATLDEDSGSKYAVQREVKNVLIVAITSNRGLAGAFNSNIIKEVHRLTGTTYANQEVSYLAIGKKANDAFKKTNKVIANKSDLYDDLTFDNVAEIAEMLMDKFTSGEYDKIEIVYNHFKNAATQLVITEQFLPIKPVEGDVVSNTDYIFEPSKEEIVEALIPKALKTQLYKGIRDSFASEHGARMTAMHKATDNATELRDQLKLTYNKARQAAITNEILEIVGGAEALNN; this comes from the coding sequence ATGGCGAATTTAAAGGAAATTAGAAACAGAATATCATCGGTATCTTCAACGATGCAGATTACAAGTGCCATGAAAATGGTATCTGCTGCCAAGTTAAAGAAAGCCCAGGATGCTATTACTGCCATGCGTCCATACTCTACTAAGTTAACTGAATTACTTCAGAGTTTAAGCGCCACTTTAGATGAAGATTCTGGAAGCAAATATGCCGTACAAAGAGAAGTGAAGAACGTTTTAATCGTTGCTATTACCTCTAACAGAGGCCTTGCAGGTGCTTTTAACTCTAATATTATAAAAGAAGTTCATAGACTTACTGGTACTACTTATGCAAATCAAGAAGTATCTTATTTGGCAATCGGGAAGAAAGCTAATGATGCATTTAAAAAGACGAATAAAGTTATCGCTAATAAAAGTGACCTTTATGACGATTTAACTTTTGATAATGTTGCTGAAATAGCGGAAATGTTGATGGACAAATTTACGTCGGGAGAGTATGATAAAATCGAAATTGTTTATAACCACTTCAAGAATGCAGCAACTCAGCTTGTAATTACTGAACAGTTTTTACCTATTAAGCCAGTTGAAGGCGATGTGGTTTCTAATACAGATTATATTTTTGAACCTTCTAAAGAGGAGATTGTTGAAGCTTTAATTCCTAAGGCATTAAAAACACAATTGTACAAAGGCATAAGGGATTCTTTTGCTTCTGAACATGGAGCACGTATGACAGCGATGCATAAAGCAACAGATAACGCAACGGAATTACGAGATCAATTGAAATTAACTTATAACAAAGCAAGACAAGCAGCCATTACTAACGAAATCTTAGAGATTGTTGGTGGCGCTGAGGCACTTAATAATTAA
- a CDS encoding oligosaccharide flippase family protein, with protein sequence MSGFKSLFKQTFIYGLATVLPRMLSFILVPLYTNPEVLSVEEYGRVSFIFAYFVLFNVVLAYGMETAFFRFFNKEDNKENVTSTSAISLTVSSFALLGIAFLFRYQISTAIHIDLKYLNLVFVILLLDALVIIPFAWLRATARPMRYAIIKIFNVAVNLGLNIFLLLYLEGLAESNSFFNNFYIPNYQISYIFISNLVASGLTLVLLLPFYAKIKFNFDSVLWKKMMRYTMPVLVAGIAYSVNETFDRILLEHLLPANVADEQIGMYSACYKLALFMTLFATAFRLGIEPYFFSHSKTENPQKNYAKILEYFIAFGSVILLVVVVFADLLKPYIILSEAYYEAMWIVPFILLANFCLGIYQNLSVWYKITDRTKFGAYISIFGAIVTLVLNYVLIPIIGFKGSAIATLSAYSVMMLISFYYGRKYYPIPYNLKKIGLYLMVSILFSFVFFYRYREHYILGIVMIIVFLGLVILLEKKELKQILKR encoded by the coding sequence TTGAGCGGATTCAAATCACTTTTTAAGCAAACATTCATTTATGGTTTAGCAACAGTATTGCCTAGAATGTTGAGTTTTATTTTGGTACCACTTTATACCAATCCAGAGGTGTTATCTGTTGAGGAATACGGTCGAGTGTCTTTCATATTCGCTTATTTTGTGCTTTTTAATGTGGTTTTGGCTTATGGCATGGAAACCGCTTTTTTTAGGTTTTTCAATAAAGAAGACAATAAAGAAAATGTAACCAGTACTTCGGCTATTTCATTAACTGTAAGTTCATTTGCTTTATTAGGTATTGCTTTCCTGTTTAGGTATCAGATTTCAACAGCAATACATATAGACCTTAAGTATCTCAATTTAGTCTTTGTTATTCTACTTTTAGATGCGTTGGTTATTATACCATTTGCCTGGTTACGGGCTACAGCAAGACCAATGCGCTATGCCATTATTAAAATATTTAACGTTGCGGTTAACCTTGGGCTCAATATATTCCTCTTGTTATATTTAGAGGGTTTAGCGGAAAGCAATTCATTTTTCAACAATTTCTATATTCCAAATTATCAAATCAGTTACATATTCATTTCTAATTTAGTGGCAAGTGGACTAACTTTAGTTTTATTGCTCCCATTCTACGCAAAAATTAAGTTCAATTTCGATTCCGTTTTATGGAAAAAAATGATGCGATACACTATGCCTGTGCTTGTTGCCGGAATCGCTTATTCTGTTAATGAAACTTTCGATCGTATATTATTAGAACATCTTTTACCAGCGAATGTCGCAGATGAACAGATAGGAATGTATTCAGCATGCTATAAATTGGCTTTATTTATGACCTTATTTGCAACCGCCTTTCGTTTAGGCATAGAACCTTACTTTTTCAGTCACTCTAAAACCGAAAATCCTCAGAAAAACTATGCGAAAATTTTAGAATACTTTATAGCCTTTGGTTCCGTCATTCTTTTAGTAGTGGTTGTTTTTGCAGACCTATTGAAACCTTACATTATTTTAAGTGAAGCGTATTACGAAGCCATGTGGATCGTGCCTTTCATACTTTTGGCGAATTTTTGCTTAGGGATTTATCAAAACCTTTCGGTTTGGTACAAAATTACGGATCGCACTAAGTTTGGTGCTTATATTTCCATATTTGGTGCCATCGTAACCTTAGTGTTGAATTATGTTCTAATTCCAATTATTGGCTTTAAAGGTTCGGCAATAGCAACGCTTTCGGCCTATTCTGTGATGATGTTGATATCGTTTTATTATGGACGAAAATACTATCCTATTCCATATAACTTAAAGAAAATAGGCTTATACCTTATGGTATCTATTCTTTTTTCATTTGTGTTTTTCTATAGATATCGAGAACATTATATTCTCGGAATTGTAATGATAATTGTATTTTTGGGCTTAGTTATTTTACTCGAAAAGAAGGAATTAAAACAAATATTGAAAAGGTAA
- the dut gene encoding dUTP diphosphatase: MKIKIINKSRHDLPHYETMASAGMDLRASITESRVLKPLERTIVGTGLFIELPVGIEAQVRPRSGLAAKMGVTVLNAPGTIDADYRGEIGVILVNLSNEDFTINNGERIAQLVIAKHERAEWVDSTELSETDRGEGGFGSTGVR; encoded by the coding sequence ATGAAAATAAAAATAATAAACAAATCCAGGCACGATTTACCGCATTACGAAACCATGGCATCTGCTGGCATGGATTTACGCGCAAGTATAACTGAATCTAGAGTCCTTAAACCTTTAGAAAGAACTATTGTTGGAACAGGCTTATTCATAGAATTACCTGTTGGAATTGAAGCACAGGTAAGGCCAAGAAGCGGATTGGCTGCTAAAATGGGAGTTACAGTTTTGAACGCACCAGGAACCATTGACGCAGATTACAGAGGCGAAATAGGTGTTATTTTGGTCAATCTTTCTAACGAAGACTTTACCATAAATAATGGTGAGCGAATTGCACAATTAGTGATTGCAAAACATGAGCGCGCAGAATGGGTAGATTCAACAGAGCTTTCTGAAACAGACAGAGGAGAAGGTGGTTTTGGGAGTACAGGAGTTAGATGA
- a CDS encoding sugar phosphate nucleotidyltransferase, whose translation MKIIVPMAGRGSRLRPHSLTVPKPLIPVAGQPIVHRLVKDIAKVLKQPIEEIAFVLGDPAFFGEEVVESLTELAEGLGAKASIYRQDQPLGTGHAIMSAKASLSGPAVIAYADTLIRAEFDLDPTADSVIWTKCVANPEAYGVVKLNADENIVELVEKPETFVSDQAVIGIYYFKDVAVLKEKLQEILDENIMNGGEYQINDGIKRMMADGRIFKTGTVDEWMDCGNKAVTLETNAKMLGFLTSDNEEQLIEESVVLENSTVIEPCFIGKGTILKNTTVGPYVSIGKDCVIENSTVKNSLIQNQTTIKNATLDEAMIGNHVKYNGEFTKISIGDYTVME comes from the coding sequence ATGAAAATAATAGTACCAATGGCAGGCAGAGGCTCTCGCCTAAGACCACACAGTTTAACCGTACCAAAACCATTAATCCCTGTTGCAGGACAACCGATAGTCCATCGTTTAGTTAAGGATATCGCTAAAGTTTTAAAACAACCCATTGAAGAGATCGCTTTTGTTTTGGGTGATCCTGCTTTTTTTGGAGAGGAGGTTGTGGAGAGTTTAACCGAACTCGCTGAAGGCTTAGGAGCCAAAGCGTCCATTTACAGACAGGATCAACCTTTAGGAACTGGCCATGCGATTATGAGTGCCAAAGCATCGCTTTCCGGACCTGCCGTAATTGCTTATGCGGATACATTGATTAGAGCAGAATTCGATTTAGATCCAACAGCTGATAGTGTTATTTGGACCAAATGTGTTGCGAATCCTGAAGCTTATGGCGTTGTAAAATTGAATGCCGATGAAAACATTGTTGAATTGGTAGAAAAGCCAGAAACTTTTGTAAGTGACCAAGCTGTGATCGGAATCTATTATTTTAAGGATGTAGCGGTTTTAAAGGAAAAATTACAAGAGATTTTAGACGAAAACATAATGAATGGCGGCGAATACCAGATCAATGATGGTATTAAACGCATGATGGCTGATGGAAGAATTTTCAAAACAGGAACTGTGGATGAGTGGATGGACTGCGGAAATAAAGCCGTTACTTTAGAAACGAATGCAAAAATGTTAGGATTTTTAACTTCAGATAACGAAGAACAATTAATTGAAGAATCTGTCGTTTTAGAAAACTCAACAGTTATTGAGCCTTGTTTTATAGGAAAAGGAACGATTTTGAAAAATACAACAGTTGGACCTTATGTGTCTATCGGAAAAGACTGTGTAATTGAGAACTCAACCGTTAAAAATAGCTTAATTCAGAATCAAACAACTATTAAAAATGCTACTTTAGACGAAGCTATGATTGGTAATCACGTGAAATACAATGGTGAGTTCACAAAGATTAGCATTGGTGATTATACCGTTATGGAATAA
- a CDS encoding antibiotic biosynthesis monooxygenase family protein produces the protein MYIVLYGIKIKPNQEENFIEAWKALTSLIYKYEGSLGSRLHKKDALNFFAYAQWPDKTTFDNAGGNLPEEADHFRNRMKATYKKFEVLEKFEVIEDLLKQEQSKM, from the coding sequence ATGTATATCGTATTGTACGGCATTAAAATTAAACCCAATCAAGAAGAAAACTTTATTGAAGCTTGGAAAGCATTAACCTCATTGATTTACAAATACGAAGGAAGTTTAGGGTCTAGATTGCATAAAAAAGATGCACTAAATTTCTTTGCTTACGCACAATGGCCTGATAAAACTACTTTTGATAATGCTGGTGGAAATTTACCAGAAGAAGCCGATCATTTTAGAAATAGAATGAAAGCTACTTATAAAAAATTTGAAGTATTAGAAAAGTTTGAAGTGATTGAAGACTTGTTAAAGCAAGAACAAAGCAAAATGTGA
- a CDS encoding tetratricopeptide repeat protein yields MKKQLYILLLLIGLIIVPQSTYAQVDFNKRPDDDLGNVEDEFQEHFFEALKQKGIENYERAVDALHKCLNLNSKLPVIYFELGKNYNKLKNFGAAEENLKKAIDMQPDNVWFLDELYDVYFQQDDIRNALKTIKQLVKYHPDYKEDLAALYVREEKYNQALDLLDELDAEFGLSESRDAMRNDIYSITGNADDRIENLEERVANNPNNEDNHLKLIYRYSQTGDHKNAYKAAKNLLKVKPDSKFVHLALYKFYLQDNKVGDAINSVKVVLTSPTINADAKAKVLKDFVAFVAKNPEYEMDLIDITTLIDDNKDAQTHSDLGHYYLKAGDKVKALSNFKEALKQDPNDFKLIKDVLLLQLDIKDYKAVISDSERALELYPAQPILYLMNGVANNNLGKPQKAIDNLEMGLDFLIDNPTMEADFYTELSIAYKALNNISKSETFAKKAQTLKPQQ; encoded by the coding sequence ATGAAAAAACAACTATACATACTATTACTATTAATCGGATTAATAATTGTTCCGCAGTCAACATACGCCCAAGTCGATTTCAACAAACGGCCAGACGACGACTTAGGGAATGTTGAAGACGAATTTCAGGAGCATTTCTTTGAAGCGCTGAAGCAAAAAGGCATAGAAAATTATGAGCGCGCCGTTGATGCGCTTCATAAATGTTTGAACCTTAATAGTAAGCTTCCTGTCATTTATTTTGAATTAGGCAAAAACTATAACAAACTCAAAAACTTTGGTGCTGCAGAAGAAAACCTAAAGAAAGCTATCGACATGCAGCCAGATAATGTTTGGTTTTTAGATGAGCTTTACGATGTGTATTTTCAGCAAGATGATATTAGAAATGCTTTAAAAACGATTAAACAGTTGGTTAAGTACCATCCAGATTATAAAGAAGATCTGGCGGCACTTTATGTGAGGGAGGAAAAATACAATCAAGCATTGGATTTATTGGATGAATTGGATGCAGAATTCGGCTTAAGTGAGTCCAGGGATGCCATGCGAAACGATATCTACAGTATCACAGGCAACGCAGACGATCGTATAGAGAATTTAGAAGAACGCGTCGCTAACAATCCGAATAATGAAGATAATCACTTAAAGCTTATTTATAGATACAGCCAAACAGGCGACCACAAAAACGCTTATAAAGCAGCGAAAAACTTACTAAAAGTGAAGCCAGATTCTAAGTTTGTGCATTTGGCCTTGTATAAGTTCTACCTTCAAGACAATAAAGTAGGGGATGCCATCAACTCAGTAAAAGTAGTATTAACGAGCCCCACAATAAATGCAGATGCAAAAGCAAAAGTCCTTAAGGATTTTGTGGCATTTGTAGCTAAAAATCCTGAATACGAAATGGACTTAATTGACATTACAACACTGATAGACGACAATAAAGATGCACAAACGCATAGCGATTTGGGACACTATTACTTAAAAGCAGGCGATAAGGTAAAAGCGCTTTCGAATTTTAAAGAAGCTTTAAAGCAAGACCCTAACGACTTCAAATTAATTAAGGATGTCTTGTTACTTCAGTTGGATATAAAAGATTATAAAGCGGTTATCTCAGATAGTGAACGTGCTTTGGAACTGTATCCTGCACAACCCATTTTATATTTAATGAATGGTGTGGCAAATAATAATTTAGGAAAACCTCAAAAAGCCATTGACAATCTAGAAATGGGATTGGATTTTTTAATCGACAATCCCACTATGGAAGCCGATTTCTATACAGAATTAAGCATTGCCTACAAAGCCTTAAATAATATTAGTAAATCTGAAACGTTTGCTAAAAAGGCACAAACCCTAAAGCCGCAACAATAA
- a CDS encoding DUF4292 domain-containing protein, translated as MKYFKTNNYLKIGLYLCLIVTAFSCNSAKSVIDSGVASDKLSAKQVIRQHEKNEADFKTMNARVAIDIIQGENEQGHTFSLRMEKDKVIWLSATLGMARMMITPEKVRFYNKIDNEFFDGDYKLLSDVVGVDLDFMKVQNILLGQSIYDLKDEPHQVSVSGNSYALSPKDQNALMELFYLINPSHFKMDSLQLQQQLKKRMLQVDYATYQEVKKQIIPENIRIIAVDDTDQVAITLEFKSVSLDGEVRFPFNIPEGYKEIEIK; from the coding sequence ATGAAATACTTTAAAACTAATAATTATTTAAAAATAGGACTTTATTTATGTCTTATCGTTACAGCATTCAGTTGTAATTCCGCCAAAAGCGTTATCGATTCTGGTGTAGCGAGCGATAAGCTATCGGCAAAGCAAGTTATAAGGCAACACGAGAAGAATGAAGCCGATTTTAAAACCATGAACGCTAGGGTTGCCATTGATATCATTCAAGGCGAAAATGAACAAGGACATACCTTTAGTCTTCGAATGGAGAAAGACAAAGTCATATGGTTAAGTGCTACTTTGGGTATGGCTCGTATGATGATTACACCAGAAAAAGTGCGATTTTACAATAAAATAGATAACGAATTTTTTGATGGCGATTACAAACTATTAAGCGATGTGGTTGGCGTGGATCTCGATTTTATGAAAGTCCAAAACATTCTTTTGGGTCAATCGATTTATGACTTAAAAGACGAACCGCATCAGGTTTCTGTAAGCGGAAATTCTTATGCCTTAAGTCCGAAAGATCAAAATGCACTTATGGAATTGTTTTATCTAATCAATCCGTCACATTTTAAAATGGATAGTTTACAATTGCAACAACAACTAAAAAAACGAATGCTTCAAGTAGATTACGCAACGTATCAAGAAGTTAAAAAGCAGATTATTCCAGAAAATATTAGAATTATTGCGGTTGATGATACTGACCAAGTCGCAATTACGTTGGAGTTTAAATCGGTATCTTTGGATGGGGAGGTGCGTTTTCCATTTAACATACCAGAAGGTTATAAAGAAATAGAGATAAAGTAG
- a CDS encoding murein hydrolase activator EnvC family protein, producing MKYFFRSILLIGLLMSFSSLFAQSDKQKKLEEQRQQVLKEMKQINALLFTKKKEEKSAITLIEDINYKVNVRKNLIRITNEQANLLTREISTNQDEITSLRTQLQELKDDYAAMVVKSYKSKSEQSKVMFLLSSRNFQQAYKRLQYIRQYRDYQKEQGEAIKTKTKELQELNIQLSKQKEDKQKLIEENRIAKRELESELKQREVLMASIKSDMGKFAAQIKNKKQEADRLDKEINRIIRETIAAANKESSKTSSKSKYGETPEAKLLSANFESNRGKLGWPVSRGVVKVKYGKQRSLVDNSVTQNYKSIYIATEDKSGVKAVFNGEVTRVLVIKNGNPAVFIRHGIYFSVYMNLSKVNVKKGDKVVAGQVIGEVFTNKIKGESLLGFRIYKNDQVMNPEPWLAKF from the coding sequence ATGAAATACTTTTTTCGATCCATACTTTTAATAGGACTTTTAATGTCCTTTTCGTCACTTTTTGCACAAAGCGATAAGCAAAAAAAGCTTGAGGAGCAGCGGCAACAGGTTTTAAAAGAAATGAAGCAGATCAATGCCTTGTTGTTTACTAAAAAGAAGGAAGAAAAATCGGCAATTACGCTTATTGAAGATATTAACTACAAGGTCAACGTTAGAAAAAATCTGATAAGAATTACCAATGAACAAGCCAATCTACTAACAAGGGAAATAAGTACCAATCAAGACGAAATTACGAGTCTCAGAACACAGTTACAAGAATTGAAGGACGATTATGCGGCCATGGTCGTAAAATCATATAAAAGTAAATCGGAACAAAGCAAAGTGATGTTTTTACTCTCTTCAAGGAACTTTCAGCAAGCCTATAAACGACTTCAATATATCAGACAATATAGAGACTATCAAAAAGAACAAGGCGAAGCGATAAAGACCAAAACAAAGGAATTGCAGGAGCTAAATATTCAATTGTCTAAACAAAAGGAAGATAAACAAAAACTCATTGAAGAAAATCGAATTGCCAAACGAGAATTAGAAAGTGAATTAAAACAGCGTGAAGTTCTGATGGCATCCATTAAATCTGATATGGGCAAATTTGCCGCTCAGATTAAGAATAAAAAGCAAGAAGCAGATCGTTTAGATAAAGAAATCAATCGAATTATTAGAGAAACTATTGCTGCGGCCAATAAAGAATCAAGTAAAACATCTTCTAAAAGCAAGTATGGTGAAACACCAGAAGCAAAACTGCTATCTGCAAATTTTGAATCCAATAGAGGTAAACTGGGTTGGCCAGTCTCGAGAGGTGTTGTTAAAGTAAAGTATGGAAAACAACGCTCATTGGTTGATAATTCCGTGACGCAAAATTATAAAAGTATCTATATCGCAACAGAAGACAAATCTGGAGTTAAAGCGGTTTTTAATGGCGAAGTGACTAGAGTACTGGTCATTAAAAATGGTAATCCTGCAGTTTTTATTAGACACGGTATTTATTTTAGTGTCTATATGAACCTGTCAAAGGTTAATGTAAAGAAAGGCGATAAAGTTGTGGCAGGCCAAGTTATTGGCGAAGTATTTACCAATAAAATTAAAGGTGAATCACTTCTGGGTTTCAGAATTTATAAAAACGATCAGGTCATGAATCCAGAACCTTGGTTGGCCAAGTTTTAA
- a CDS encoding acyl-CoA thioesterase: MQSRTAFQSKTIVTDLVLPSETNPINNLFGGELLARMDRAASISARRHSRRIVVTASVNHVAFNRSIPLGSVVMIEAKVSRAFTSSMEVYMDVWIEDRESGECIKANEAIYTFVAVDETGRPVKVPELVPETELEKQRYDAALRRKQLSLLLAGKMKPDEATELKALFE, from the coding sequence ATGCAATCTAGAACCGCATTTCAATCTAAAACCATAGTTACAGATTTGGTATTACCAAGCGAAACCAATCCTATCAATAATTTGTTTGGGGGCGAACTGTTAGCTCGTATGGACAGAGCCGCTAGTATTTCTGCCCGAAGACATTCCAGACGTATCGTTGTTACGGCTTCTGTAAACCACGTCGCTTTTAATCGCTCTATTCCTTTGGGAAGTGTGGTAATGATTGAGGCTAAGGTATCGCGAGCATTTACCTCATCTATGGAAGTCTATATGGACGTTTGGATTGAAGACAGGGAATCTGGTGAGTGTATTAAAGCCAATGAAGCCATTTACACGTTTGTGGCTGTTGATGAAACCGGAAGACCAGTAAAAGTGCCAGAATTGGTTCCTGAAACTGAATTGGAAAAACAACGCTATGATGCAGCTTTGCGTCGTAAACAATTGAGTTTGCTTTTAGCTGGAAAAATGAAACCTGATGAGGCCACTGAGTTAAAGGCGCTTTTTGAGTAA